A genomic region of Fibrobacter succinogenes contains the following coding sequences:
- a CDS encoding single-stranded DNA-binding protein — translation MSTNVCTFVGRLGNNPEITTMPSGKERVRFSIAVDRNYKREDGSRPTDWIPVVIWGSANYARKVHLGKGDKVCVTGRWEINNWTDNDGIPRTTGALNCTGIELTGHRTTDKNQAAQEGAAATNPESNTAVDEDLPF, via the coding sequence ATGTCAACGAATGTATGCACTTTTGTCGGCCGCCTCGGCAACAATCCCGAAATTACCACCATGCCCAGCGGAAAGGAGCGCGTTCGCTTTTCCATCGCCGTGGACCGCAACTACAAGCGCGAAGACGGCAGCCGCCCCACCGACTGGATTCCGGTCGTCATTTGGGGCTCCGCAAATTACGCCCGCAAGGTCCACCTGGGCAAGGGCGACAAGGTGTGCGTCACTGGCCGTTGGGAAATCAACAACTGGACCGACAACGACGGCATTCCGCGCACGACGGGGGCCCTGAACTGCACCGGCATCGAACTCACGGGCCACCGAACCACCGACAAGAACCAGGCCGCACAGGAAGGTGCCGCCGCTACCAATCCGGAATCTAACACCGCAGTCGACGAAGACTTGCCGTTCTAA
- a CDS encoding ParB/RepB/Spo0J family partition protein — MKKYDKTFKTWTNIDVKIMRCGVCPQGRSIRACRVFCNRHGIPFPGKREIDEVEALIERIENNHKEKGIEMKEHTISGNTFAVKTVNIDYIKDSGNIRANDSDVSDLAASIKAHGMLHPITVTQDKASLGLYYVLVAGHRRFAAAKQIGLKEIPCHVISDQSKAALHEIALTENVSRVEMTPYEECLAVKNLENKKNTPAQIAKRLGRTVRWVMVRKKLADAGKEVLEKVKDGRIELGAAAKLVELPDKTFKQEMEDAWNLTASDAERIIHRLTHDLDSAKFDVSPCLGCAKCSDAQKDLFENDQKAFCLDNDCWNKMCQKQAQKRVQELQAEGKQATCDGDELDDNVIEKWASDFKVAEENGISKRVFVHPHDLTEVEYYDRRDLPDFEEETEEQREERIEKENTEREFERKRESMFKERLRKAIIEKCFDFSSHADLIVTVLAFASDNYLISDEAAKECLGVETEDGYCGDLEDIPEGKTFRDVANAIRRSGETVLDEIYSTRKLHKLYTMVSAISPEKLMPTDKEVQAAIDEEKATEPEDGETDE, encoded by the coding sequence ATGAAAAAGTACGACAAGACATTCAAGACATGGACCAACATTGACGTGAAGATCATGCGCTGCGGGGTATGCCCGCAAGGACGAAGCATCAGGGCATGCAGGGTATTTTGCAACCGACACGGTATTCCGTTCCCAGGCAAACGCGAAATCGACGAAGTCGAAGCCCTGATCGAAAGAATTGAAAACAACCACAAGGAAAAAGGCATCGAAATGAAAGAACACACCATCAGCGGAAACACCTTCGCGGTGAAGACCGTCAACATCGACTACATCAAGGATTCGGGCAATATCCGCGCCAACGATTCCGACGTGTCCGACCTCGCGGCAAGTATCAAGGCGCACGGCATGCTGCACCCGATTACCGTCACGCAGGACAAGGCGTCCCTCGGGCTCTACTACGTGCTCGTGGCAGGCCACCGCCGCTTTGCCGCCGCCAAGCAGATCGGGCTCAAGGAGATTCCCTGCCATGTCATCAGCGACCAGAGCAAGGCCGCACTCCATGAAATCGCATTGACCGAGAACGTGAGCCGCGTCGAAATGACCCCCTACGAAGAATGCCTCGCTGTTAAGAACCTCGAAAACAAGAAGAACACTCCCGCTCAGATCGCGAAGAGACTCGGCAGAACGGTGCGCTGGGTGATGGTCAGAAAGAAGCTCGCTGATGCCGGTAAAGAGGTGCTCGAAAAGGTGAAGGACGGCAGGATTGAACTCGGTGCCGCCGCCAAGCTGGTGGAACTCCCTGACAAAACTTTCAAACAGGAAATGGAAGACGCCTGGAACCTGACCGCAAGCGACGCCGAAAGAATCATCCACCGCCTTACCCACGACCTCGACAGCGCAAAGTTTGACGTTTCCCCGTGTCTCGGCTGTGCCAAGTGCAGCGACGCACAAAAGGACCTTTTCGAAAATGACCAGAAGGCGTTCTGCCTCGATAACGATTGCTGGAACAAGATGTGTCAAAAGCAGGCTCAGAAGCGTGTCCAGGAACTGCAAGCCGAAGGAAAGCAAGCAACTTGCGATGGCGACGAATTAGACGACAACGTAATCGAAAAGTGGGCGTCTGATTTCAAGGTCGCCGAAGAAAACGGAATCTCCAAGCGCGTCTTTGTTCATCCGCACGACCTGACTGAAGTGGAATACTACGACCGCCGTGACCTTCCGGATTTCGAAGAAGAAACCGAAGAACAGCGCGAAGAACGTATCGAAAAGGAAAACACCGAACGCGAATTCGAGCGCAAGCGCGAATCCATGTTCAAAGAACGGCTCCGCAAGGCAATCATCGAAAAATGCTTCGATTTCAGTAGCCATGCAGACCTCATCGTGACCGTACTCGCATTCGCATCTGACAATTACCTGATCAGCGACGAAGCCGCCAAGGAATGCCTTGGCGTCGAAACCGAAGACGGTTATTGCGGCGACCTCGAAGACATTCCGGAAGGCAAAACCTTCCGCGATGTAGCAAACGCAATCCGCCGCAGCGGCGAAACCGTGCTCGACGAAATCTACAGCACCAGGAAGCTTCATAAGCTCTACACGATGGTAAGCGCAATCAGCCCCGAAAAGCTCATGCCTACCGACAAGGAAGTCCAGGCCGCCATCGACGAAGAAAAAGCAACCGAACCCGAAGACGGAGAAACCGACGAATAG
- a CDS encoding 3'-5' exonuclease: MINELMVDIETSGDKPGCKVLSLGAFGFDKDGQQVEFYRRFDAKSQSAQGLFDTDSTMTWWQSQGKEAFEEAFGGDTDPIKGIADFKQWVMANFRTGRADKFKVWSRGIDFDFPILNRFFAAFGFNGCPWQFWQQYDYRTVANLFPVIKSAEGNLLKHSALEDSKAQMRGLRAFYSLTKD; this comes from the coding sequence ATGATCAACGAGTTAATGGTAGATATAGAAACATCTGGCGACAAGCCGGGCTGCAAGGTCCTGAGCCTCGGTGCCTTCGGCTTCGACAAGGACGGCCAGCAGGTGGAATTCTACCGCCGCTTCGACGCCAAGTCGCAAAGCGCACAGGGCCTTTTCGACACAGACAGCACCATGACATGGTGGCAGTCGCAGGGCAAGGAAGCCTTCGAGGAAGCCTTCGGCGGCGACACCGACCCCATCAAAGGCATCGCGGATTTCAAGCAATGGGTCATGGCGAACTTCCGCACCGGCCGTGCCGACAAGTTTAAGGTTTGGAGCCGTGGCATTGATTTTGACTTCCCTATTCTTAACAGGTTCTTTGCCGCATTCGGCTTTAACGGGTGCCCGTGGCAATTTTGGCAGCAGTACGACTACCGCACCGTAGCCAACCTTTTCCCAGTCATCAAGAGCGCCGAAGGCAACCTGCTCAAGCATTCCGCCCTCGAAGACTCCAAGGCACAGATGCGCGGGCTCCGCGCGTTCTACAGCTTGACAAAGGACTAG
- a CDS encoding helix-turn-helix transcriptional regulator, translating into MAMLERVKLQEFMDRKGLTQQQLADKIGVNRGAIGKWNTYVSDVTRENCAKLLLAGMTLEEMFGKEVADCVKKAVLEEAKNAQVKILPNPDNTPIDYQDPKFLEAVKKAMIELDERIKNGIK; encoded by the coding sequence ATGGCTATGCTAGAGCGCGTTAAGTTGCAAGAATTTATGGACCGTAAAGGTCTTACTCAGCAACAGTTAGCCGACAAAATAGGCGTTAATCGTGGCGCTATTGGGAAATGGAATACGTATGTCTCTGATGTTACCAGAGAAAATTGCGCGAAATTGCTTCTTGCTGGAATGACGCTTGAAGAAATGTTCGGCAAAGAAGTTGCTGATTGCGTAAAAAAAGCTGTGCTTGAAGAGGCTAAAAATGCGCAAGTAAAAATTTTGCCAAATCCCGACAATACGCCTATCGACTACCAGGACCCGAAGTTCCTGGAAGCTGTCAAAAAAGCAATGATCGAACTTGATGAGCGTATAAAGAACGGGATTAAGTGA
- a CDS encoding N-acetyltransferase has product MKIRELNNNECKNIAINYLTHEYRNYHKSEVLTPQDYDAFVEKIRQTNCATYCTEDGKSAVIMTRNHDKFNSQYVSIVFVNEPDRNKGIATALLLHAIEMSPNGVSLHVNADNNIAYNLYRKLGFKPYGMQMPMREIFMATKKGLGGRENW; this is encoded by the coding sequence ATGAAAATCCGCGAACTTAACAACAACGAATGCAAGAACATAGCCATCAATTACCTTACGCATGAATATCGTAATTACCACAAGTCCGAAGTTCTTACACCACAAGATTATGACGCTTTTGTTGAAAAAATTAGACAAACAAATTGTGCTACCTACTGCACAGAAGATGGGAAAAGTGCGGTAATTATGACGCGGAATCACGACAAGTTTAATTCGCAATACGTATCCATTGTTTTTGTCAACGAACCGGACCGTAACAAGGGAATCGCAACAGCGTTGCTGCTACACGCAATCGAGATGTCGCCAAACGGCGTATCGCTACACGTAAATGCTGACAACAACATCGCTTACAACCTTTACCGTAAGCTTGGATTCAAACCTTACGGCATGCAGATGCCCATGCGGGAAATTTTCATGGCAACAAAAAAAGGCCTTGGCGGCAGGGAGAACTGGTAA